TCTATTAAGCCCTTTCTGTATAAAGCAAAAGCCTGTCTAGCTATCGAAGTAGTGCCGAAATATTCATGTAATGTACCCCAACTACTTTTTTCTACTAACAATGTTCCATCTAAGTCGAAGGCGACAAGCTTGTACTTTTTAACCAATATAACTTACCTTTGAGCCACAATTGTATTTCTTAAGATTAATAAAGAGCCTTAAAGATTTACCTTATATGCGGGTGGTTTACCCTCCGTTCCGCAATATAAACCCCAAAAGGGATTTAAATGGTACAAAACAAAGATGTCTGGAATGGTAAAGAGCTGATTTGGTCAGGTGATGGTAAGACCTTCCTAAGAGGGGTCGGAGAAAGTTACCTTTCTCACCCCTTCTTTGAGGAAGCCTATAAGAAGCTTTTGTCAGATTATAAGCCAAAGATTAATTACAGTCTCTGCCTTTTCCTTCCTTGTTCTTATGGAAAGCCTTACTCACAGTCGTTTATACATTACATGATTATAAAATCCTTAATGAATTTAAAAGATAGATATTCTAAAGTGCATCAAATTATATTGACAAATGCTGGTATAGTCCCAAGAGAGTTAGAAGATTATTATCCATTTTGCTGCTATGATTGGAACCCTAAGTTTGAAAATCATTATATTAAAGATATTTATGTGGAGATTCTTTTTAAAAGGCTCAGGGGCTTCATCCTAAAATTTAAAAATTTTTATAAAAAGTTCGCATGTTATCTCAGATGGAATTCCGACACTCATAGATCAGTAAAGATGGTCGAGAATAATCTTAGCATTGAAATCCCCAACTTTTCTCTAAAGTATATGCCAAAATTAGAATTAAAAGATATTT
The sequence above is a segment of the Candidatus Methylarchaceae archaeon HK02M2 genome. Coding sequences within it:
- a CDS encoding DUF5591 domain-containing protein, which codes for MVQNKDVWNGKELIWSGDGKTFLRGVGESYLSHPFFEEAYKKLLSDYKPKINYSLCLFLPCSYGKPYSQSFIHYMIIKSLMNLKDRYSKVHQIILTNAGIVPRELEDYYPFCCYDWNPKFENHYIKDIYVEILFKRLRGFILKFKNFYKKFACYLRWNSDTHRSVKMVENNLSIEIPNFSLKYMPKLELKDIYNIYHEEDFVLITPKNLCNLVQKVEENIF